A window of the Brassica napus cultivar Da-Ae chromosome C5, Da-Ae, whole genome shotgun sequence genome harbors these coding sequences:
- the LOC106392717 gene encoding probable CCR4-associated factor 1 homolog 7, producing MSMVTKQDDAIEIRNVWNENLDHEMSLISQAINYFPYVAMDTEFPGTVCKKVTTDANPRRDDSTCYESLKTNVNMLNMIQLGLTLSDDQGNLPTLGTNKRRQCVWQFNFREFNLRTDMYAPDSIELLRRSGIDFDRNNRLGVESKRFADLLMGSGVVLNEEIQWVTFHCGYDFGYLLRLLTGRNLPDKQSEFLYLVNMFFPRVFDIKHMIGFCHDLFGGLSSLAERLEVERVGVSHQAGSDSLLTARVFRTMKETRFAGRSLDMYCGVLYGLGTVNNNTPC from the coding sequence ATGTCGATGGTTACGAAACAAGACGACGCGATCGAAATCCGCAACGTCTGGAACGAGAATCTCGACCACGAGATGTCTCTGATCTCGCAAGCCATTAACTATTTCCCTTACGTCGCCATGGACACGGAGTTCCCCGGAACCGTGTGCAAGAAAGTAACCACGGACGCGAACCCAAGGCGCGACGACTCCACCTGCTACGAGTCCTTGAAGACGAACGTGAACATGCTCAACATGATCCAGCTCGGCCTCACCTTATCCGACGACCAAGGAAACCTCCCAACCTTGGGAACCAACAAGAGGAGGCAATGCGTCTGGCAATTCAATTTCAGAGAATTCAACCTCAGGACCGACATGTACGCCCCTGACTCCATCGAGCTTCTCCGCCGCTCCGGGATCGACTTCGATAGGAACAACCGGCTCGGCGTCGAGTCGAAACGTTTCGCGGATCTGCTCATGGGATCGGGAGTGGTGCTCAACGAGGAGATTCAGTGGGTGACGTTCCACTGCGGGTACGACTTCGGCTACTTGCTGAGGCTCCTCACCGGGAGGAATCTGCCGGATAAGCAATCCGAGTTTTTGTACCTGGTGAACATGTTTTTCCCGAGGGTTTTCGATATCAAACACATGATTGGTTTCTGCCACGATCTCTTCGGCGGACTCAGCTCGCTGGCGGAGCGTCTTGAGGTGGAGAGAGTCGGTGTCTCGCACCAGGCGGGGTCGGATAGTTTGCTCACGGCGCGTGTGTTTAGGACGATGAAGGAGACGCGCTTCGCTGGTCGTTCCTTGGATATGTATTGTGGTGTTTTGTATGGATTAGGAACTGTTAATAATAATACTCCTTGCTGA
- the LOC106390173 gene encoding 40S ribosomal protein S12-1: MSGDEAAPVVVPPVAEPAAIIPEDMDLLTALELTLRKARAHGGVVRGLHESAKLIEKRVAQLCVLAEDCNQPDYVKLVKALCADHNINLLTVPSAKTLGEWAGLCKIDSEGNARKVVGCSCLVVKDYGEDTTALNIVKKHIESN, encoded by the exons ATGTCGGG TGACGAGGCTGCTCCAGTTGTTGTTCCTCCCGTTGCTGAGCCAGCGGCCATCATCCCAGAAGATATGGACCTGTTGACCGCATTGGAGTTGACTCTTAGGAAAGCTCGTGCTCATGGTGGTGTTGTCCGTGGTCTCCATGAGAGCGCTAAGCTTATTGAGAAGCGTGTGGCTCAGCTTTGTGTCTTGGCTGAAGACTGCAACCAGCCTGATTACGTGAAGCTTGTTAAGGCTCTATGCGCTGATCACAACATCAACTTGCTTACTGTTCCAAGTGCCAAGACCCTCGGCGAGTGGGCTGGT CTCTGTAAGATTGACTCCGAGGGCAATGCCAGGAAGGTTGTTGGATGCTCATGTCTTGTAGTCAAG GACTACGGTGAGGATACAACTGCCCTCAATATCGTCAAGAAGCACATTGAATCCAACTAA